A part of Thermococcus sp. SY098 genomic DNA contains:
- a CDS encoding DUF515 domain-containing protein: MSEDIEAKIRRLRELGKATAEQETRPSKPAVTRPPRRVSKIGSLRERERKRRIIIGAAIVIIILLAISFAAYTYYQNRTLRELEKAKQQKIAEVNRYFTGELANDTAKFELIKQIQAAKSIEELNKIDVKKVYEERLAELQRRKEEEAKKKALEELNKAKAQQISAIEQAFEPLLAQPLPEDLKNKAIKKLNQLKQEVENAQSKEQVLAVDPTPYLMDLWKEYYYYLIDSIPTQKVILKKGEEKRIYTKIEAKYVISKITDLGELLQYTIEKAEMVQIALVLTRDRINGAFLSPGDKIKIYAKNGTKGQYIKIADEGYVDLVLLPTTAGQISLSESQSEGSTVSTSSTTSYSESHSTSYTPGDTTITNAQNTNNQYSTTQSSSDSSSAYYNYNVNLAEVLKAIAAGKIEAPEDVKEQLSQYGWKIIDLEKDSGMLVLDPTARFLVIIEVPAEFVTDILNHKDMIYIAKITG, translated from the coding sequence GTGTCAGAGGATATTGAAGCGAAAATTAGAAGGTTGAGAGAGTTAGGAAAGGCAACTGCCGAGCAGGAAACTAGGCCTTCCAAGCCTGCTGTGACAAGACCTCCGAGAAGAGTTTCTAAAATTGGAAGTCTTAGAGAAAGAGAAAGAAAAAGAAGAATTATAATTGGAGCTGCAATCGTGATTATAATACTCTTGGCGATTTCATTTGCCGCTTATACTTATTACCAGAATAGAACCCTCAGGGAGTTAGAGAAAGCGAAACAGCAAAAAATTGCTGAGGTCAATAGGTATTTTACAGGGGAACTTGCCAATGATACTGCCAAATTTGAGCTGATCAAACAAATTCAAGCTGCTAAAAGTATTGAGGAGCTTAACAAGATTGATGTGAAGAAAGTCTATGAGGAACGTTTGGCTGAGTTGCAGAGAAGAAAAGAGGAAGAAGCCAAGAAAAAAGCTCTTGAAGAGCTAAACAAAGCCAAAGCTCAGCAAATATCTGCAATTGAGCAAGCATTTGAACCGCTGTTGGCTCAGCCTCTTCCGGAAGATTTGAAAAATAAGGCAATTAAGAAATTAAATCAACTTAAACAGGAAGTTGAGAATGCTCAAAGTAAGGAACAAGTTCTCGCCGTTGATCCCACCCCATATCTGATGGACTTATGGAAAGAATACTATTATTACTTAATTGATTCTATTCCAACTCAAAAGGTAATTCTGAAGAAGGGTGAGGAGAAGAGAATATATACAAAAATTGAAGCCAAATACGTAATCAGTAAAATAACAGATCTCGGAGAGCTCCTTCAATATACAATTGAAAAAGCGGAAATGGTGCAAATTGCCCTTGTGTTAACAAGAGACAGGATAAACGGGGCATTTCTTTCACCGGGTGATAAGATCAAAATTTATGCTAAAAATGGTACAAAAGGCCAATACATTAAGATTGCAGATGAGGGGTATGTTGATTTGGTGCTCCTCCCTACTACAGCGGGTCAAATTTCACTGAGCGAATCTCAGAGTGAGGGAAGTACGGTTTCGACGTCATCAACTACATCCTATTCAGAATCGCACTCAACAAGCTACACTCCCGGAGATACTACAATAACAAATGCTCAAAATACAAATAACCAATATTCTACAACTCAATCAAGCAGTGACAGCTCCAGTGCATATTATAATTATAATGTCAACTTGGCTGAAGTTCTGAAAGCAATTGCAGCTGGAAAAATCGAAGCTCCAGAGGATGTTAAGGAACAACTCTCACAGTATGGATGGAAAATTATTGATCTCGAAAAAGACTCAGGCATGCTTGTGCTCGATCCTACGGCCAGATTCCTTGTAATAATCGAAGTTCCGGCTGAATTTGTTACGGACATATTAAACCATAAGGACATGATCTATATTGCAAAAATCACGGGGTGA